The Prionailurus viverrinus isolate Anna chromosome B4, UM_Priviv_1.0, whole genome shotgun sequence genome has a window encoding:
- the C1R gene encoding complement C1r subcomponent produces the protein MWLLYLLVMILFCKVEGSIPISQKLFGEVTSPLYPKPYPNNFEKTTVITVPTGFRVKLVFWQFDLEPSEGCFYDYVKISADKKTLGRFCGQLGSPLGNPPEAKEFMSEGNKMLLTFHTDFSNEENGTIMFYKGFLAYYQAVDLDECAAQRNSVEENLQPQCQHLCHNYPGGYFCSCRPGYELQKNGHSCQAECSSELYTEPSGYISSLEYPKPYPPDLRCNYSIRVERGLTLHLKFLEPFEIDDHQQVHCPYDQLQIYASGRNIGEFCGKQRPADFDSSSNAVDLLFFTDDSGDSRGWKLHYTTEIIKCPQPKTLDKFTIIQDLQPQYQFRDYFIVTCKQGYQLVEGNQVLLSFTAVCQDDGTWHRAMPRCKIKDCGQPQSLTNGDFNYTTAKGVNTYQARIQYYCREPYYKMQTRGGISETERGAYTCTAEGIWKNEKEGQKIPRCLPVCGKPVNPVEQKQRIIGGQRAKLGNFPWQAYTNIYGPGGGALLGDRWILTAAHTLYPKDYNGENNATRDVFLGHVNVEEITKLANHPVRRVSIHPDYRQDESNNFEADIALLELENSVTLGPNLLPICLPDNETFYDRGLMGYVSGFGIMEERLSYDLKFIRLPVGRREACESWLRKKNRNDVFSQNMFCAGDPSLKQDACQGDSGGVFAVKDEDNDRWVATGIVSWGIGCGRGYGFYTKLLNYVDWIKKEMGEEEGEG, from the exons AT GTGGCTCTTATACCTCCTGGTGATGATCCTGTTCTGTAAGGTGGAAGGCTCCATCCCCATTTCTCAGAAGCTCTTTGGGGAAGTGACTTCTCCTCTGTACCCCAAGCCTTACCCCAACAACTTTGAGAAAACCACTGTGATCACGGTGCCCACAGGATTCAGGGTGAAGCTCGTCTTCTGGCAGTTTGACCTGGAGCCTTCTGAAGGCTGTTTCTATGACTATGTCAAG ATCTCTGCTGACAAGAAAACTCTGGGGAGGTTCTGTGGGCAACTGGGTTCTCCACTGGGCAACCCCCCAGAAGCAAAGGAATTTATGTCTGAAGGGAACAAGATGCTGCTGACCTTCCACACGGACTTCTCCAATGAGGAGAATGGCACCATTATGTTCTACAAGGGCTTCCTGGCCTACTACCAAGCTGTGG ACCTCGATGAATGTGCCGCCCAGCGCAATTCGGTTGAGGAGAATCTCCAGCCCCAGTGCCAGCACCTGTGTCATAACTATCCTGGTGGCTACTTCTGTTCCTGCCGTCCAGGCTATGAGCTTCAGAAGAATGGGCATTCCTGCCAGG CTGAGTGCAGCAGTGAGCTGTACACGGAGCCATCGGGCTACATCTCCAGCCTGGAGTACCCCAAGCCCTACCCCCCTGACCTGCGCTGCAACTATAGCATCCGGGTAGAGCGCGGCCTCACCCTCCACCTCAAGTTCCTGGAACCTTTCGAGATCGATGACCACCAGCAAGTGCACTGCCCCTATGACCAGCTACAG ATCTACGCCAGTGGGAGGAATATCGGCGAGTTCTGTGGGAAGCAAAGACCCGCTGACTTTGACAGCAGCAGCAATGCCGTGGATCTGCTGTTCTTCACGGATGACTCGGGGGACAGCCGAGGCTGGAAGCTGCATTATACGACTGAAA TCATCAAGTGCCCCCAGCCCAAGACCCTAGACAAGTTCACCATCATCCAGGACCTGCAGCCTCAATACCAGTTCCGTGACTATTTCATTGTCACCTGCAAACAGGGCTACCAGCTTGTGGAG GGAAACCAGGTGCTGCTCTCCTTCACGGCTGTCTGTCAGGACGACGGCACGTGGCACCGTGCCATGCCCAGATGCAAGA TCAAGGACTGTGGGCAGCCCCAAAGCCTGACTAACGGGGACTTCAATTACACCACCGCAAAGGGGGTGAACACCTACCAGGCCCGTATCCAGTACTACTGCCGGGAGCCCTATTACAAGATGCAGACCAGAGGAGGCATCAGTGAAACCGAGCGAG GGGCCTATACCTGCACCGCCGAGGGCATttggaagaatgaaaaggaaggacAAAAGATTCCTCGGTGTTTGCCAG tGTGTGGGAAACCCGTCAATCCCGTGGAACAGAAGCAGCGCATCATTGGAGGGCAAAGAGCCAAGCTGGGCAACTTCCCCTGGCAGGCATACACCAACATCTACGGGCCAGGCGGGGGGGCCCTGCTGGGCGACCGCTGGATCCTCACGGCTGCCCACACCCTCTACCCCAAGGACTACAACGGGGAAAATAACGCCACCAGGGATGTGTTCCTGGGCCACGTAAACGTGGAAGAGATCACAAAACTAGCAAACCACCCTGTCCGCAGGGTCAGCATTCACCCAGACTACCGCCAGGACGAGTCTAACAATTTTGAGGCGGACATCGCCCTCTTGGAGCTGGAAAATAGTGTCACCCTGGGGCCCAACCTCCTCCCCATCTGCCTCCCTGACAACGAGACCTTCTATGACAGGGGCCTCATGGGCTACGTCAGTGGCTTTGGGATAATGGAGGAGAGGCTTTCCTATGACCTCAAGTTTATCCGTCTGCCCGTAGGTAGGCGAGAGGCGTGTGAGAGCTGGCTCCGGAAAAAAAATAGGAACGATGTGTTTTCTCAAAACATGTTCTGTGCCGGGGACCCGTCTCTAAAGCAGGATGCCTGTCAGGGCGATAGCGGAGGGGTCTTTGCAGTGAAGGATGAGGACAATGATCGCTGGGTGGCCACGGGCATCGTATCCTGGGGCATCGGGTGTGGCAGGGGCTATGGCTTCTACACCAAATTACTCAACTATGTGGACTGGATCAAgaaggagatgggggaggaggagggagagggctgA
- the C1RL gene encoding complement C1r subcomponent-like protein, translated as MSSSRCLVSEWGNYLWRSPHSTSCQGKMWWLLFWGVLQACPTQGSVLLAQQLPQQLTSPGYPEPYVKGQESSSDIEAPEGFAVRLVFQDFDLEPSQDCGQDSVTITASGMDPNRFCGQQGSLLGSPPGQREFVSPGNRLRLTFRAPASSQDRTTGLHRGFLALYQAVGVNHSRPSGGSEAISIAEDNSSKIQNHCQEPYYQAVPAGALPCTTQGLWKETQDREELPRCEPVCGRPLTPIAQNQEALGSSKAKLGNFPWQAFTSIYGRGGGALLGDRWILTAAHTIYPKDSVFPWKNRRVDVFLGHTSLDEMLRLGSHPVRRVVVHPDYRQNESHDFNGDIALLELQHSVPLGPSLLPVCLPDSETLYRSGVLGYVSGFGVERGWLTTELKYSRLPVAPRAACQAWLQEKQRSEVFSDNMFCAGDEMRHQSVCQGDSGGVYVVWDEHAHHWVATGIVSWGVGCGKGYGFYTKVLNYLDWIKGVMGGEGLTLGALEQ; from the exons ATGTCCAGTTCCAGATGCCTGGTCTCAGAGTGGGGAAATTACCTCTGGAGAAGCCCCCACTCCACAAGCTGCCAAGGCAAGAT GTGGTGGCTACTCTTCTGGGGAGTCCTCCAGGCttgccccacacagggctccgtGCTCTTGGCCCAGCAGCTACCCCAGCAGCTGACATCCCCCGGGTATCCAGAGCCATATGTCAAAGGCCAAGAGAGCAGCAGTGACATCGAGGCTCCAGAGGGCTTCGCCGTGAGACTTGTCTTCCAGGACTTTGACCTGGAGCCGTCCCAGGACTGCGGGCAGGACTCTGTCACA ATCACAGCCAGTGGGATGGACCCGAACCGGTTCTGTGGGCAGCAGGGCTCCCTGCTGGGCAGCCCCCCTGGTCAGAGGGAGTTTGTGTCCCCAGGGAATCGATTGCGGCTGACTTTCCGAGCACCTGCCTCCTCTCAGGACAGGACTACTGGCCTCCACAGGGGCTTCCTGGCCCTCTACCAAGCTGTGG GGGTGAACCACAGTCGGCCCAGTGGGGGCTCTGAGGCCATCAGCATAGCTGAAGACAACTCCTCCAAGATCCAGAACCACTGCCAGGAGCCCTACTACCAGGCAGTGCCGGCAG GGGCACTCCCCTGCACAACCCAGGGCCtctggaaggagacacaggataGGGAGGAGCTTCCTCGCTGTGAACCTG TCTGTGGCCGGCCACTCACCCCCATCGCCCAGAACCAAGAGGCCCTCGGTTCCTCCAAAGCCAAGTTGGGCAACTTCCCCTGGCAAGCTTTCACCAGTATCTACGGCCGTGGAGGGGGGGCCCTGCTGGGTGACAGGTGGATCCTCACCGCCGCCCACACCATCTATCCCAAGGACAGCGTCTTTCCCTGGAAGAACCGGAGGGTGGATGTCTTCCTGGGCCACACAAGCCTAGACGAGATGCTGCGGCTGGGAAGTCACCCTGTGCGCCGTGTGGTCGTGCACCCCGACTACCGCCAGAACGAGTCCCACGACTTCAACGGGGACATTGCCCTCCTGGAGCTCCAACACAGCGTCCCCCTCGGCCCCAGCCTCCTCCCGGTCTGTCTGCCCGACAGTGAGACCCTCTACCGCAGCGGCGTGTTGGGCTATGTCAGTGGGTTCGGCGTGGAGAGGGGCTGGTTAACCACCGAGCTGAAGTACTCCAGGCTGCCCGTCGCCCCGAGGGCGGCCTGCCAGGCCTGGCTCCAAGAGAAGCAGAGGTCTGAGGTGTTTTCGGACAACATGTTCTGCGCTGGGGATGAGATGAGGCACCAGAGCGTCTGCCAGGGGGACAGTGGTGGCGTCTATGTGGTATGGGATGAGCACGCCCATCACTGGGTGGCCACGGGCATCGTATCCTGGGGCGTCGGGTGCGGCAAGGGCTATGGCTTCTACACCAAAGTGCTCAACTACCTGGACTGGATCAAAGGAGTGATGGGGGGGGAAGGACTGACCCTGGGGGCACTTGAGCAGTGA